ctgtggtgCAAGGGTCTGTCTGTGACCCAGCTGGTATCCTGAAGCACTTGCATTTGGATTAACGTTCTCTGAAACAGTCCCGCCAGCCGGGGTGCTTCTACCAGGTCTCTGGGGTGCTGAGGAGGTCTGACAGAAAACTGCTAGGAAATGGGAAAGCAGCAAGATCCCCGCGATAGAAATGAGAcagttgctgcttctgttggAGGGACAGCTCGCTGAACATCTGCTCGGATAACCAGCTGTAGGTCCACTGCACTTGGGTGTCAGTGAACTTGGAGAGGAGGCTGTCCGCGGGCAGCCCAGCCCGCCGCAGCAGAtgagccagctcctgcctcagGAAGCCAAACACCACCACGTAGTCATACTGCACCAGACAGGGCCGGCAGAGGCTGACCAGCGGTTTCCAAGCCGCTCCAGCCTTCTTCTGTCCGCTGTCTAAAACATCCTGgacaaagctgctgaaggaaggGTTGGTGCCCAAGCCTTGCATGAACGTGGAGATCAGCCTCTGGAAAGGGTCCCTGACAAAGAGCACCTTGGTGTAAGACCCTAACATGGCCTCGATCTCCGTCAGGTTGAACTGGCTCAGCTGTGTCTTTGGACCGTGCCGCCAAGGGTAGGGAAGCGGTACTGGGAGTGTCAcgttctcctcctcctctagCTTCTCCAAAAGCTGCTGCCATTCCTCCATCCCTGTCGATGGCACTTGGCAGTAGAGGAGGTCCAGCTTGGTGCTTACCCTCAGACTCGAGAGCAGGTAggctttttcctccctgctccttggCATCCTGGTGACTTTGCCTGATCGGCTGCAAAAAGCTCTCAGTCTCTTCTTCCTGAGCTGCTGAACGTGTAAGAAGGTGTCCAGTGTCAAAGTGAAACCCTCCTCCGCCTCGGGGGCCAGGTCACCTGGAAACACCATTTGGAGATGAAGGTGAGGAAAGTCCGTATTAGACCTCTGCCCTGAGCTGGCACCCAGTGCAGGATGCTGTAGCAGGCTCTTTTCCAGTTATTCCAGTGTGGAAAGGACACGGCATGGACAAAgaagatggggaggagagaggagaccAGCCCCAGCAAAGGGCTCAGGTTTGCTGAGAAATGAAGTTGTGTCCCCATGACCATGTGAGATCGTGGACACCCGGACCCCCCTTTCCCCAAACTGCTGTGTCCCAGAGGTGATCTTGACCGTAGCTTTGTGCCACAGACCTGTTCTCCACTAAATCAATTATTGCTTTGAACTCCTCACTTCTGACTGGGCTTAACTGAGGTGAGTTTACCAAGGACAGTCAGAAATATTCTGAGTGACTGAGTAGTAGTaaattggtttgtttttacAACGCCCTGCAAAACTTTTTTGCATCTCTTAATTGGTTAACAGCTATCAAAGAtctgtgaaagcaaaagatTATTTCTAATGGCTGGGGGCAATTCAGGGATCCAAATGACGGAAATTCTTGCCTCACTTCCATACGTaaattttttctcctgtagatagaaaggcaaaagcaaataaaaagcaaaaagcaaatagAAGCAGGAGGACaacaaagcaaatataaaaggcaaaagcaaataaaaaggcTCCATGACAGCCTGTTTAATTTCTCAGATTTCAGCTTTGCtctttactctttttcttcttatttttgaTGTAAAGAGGCCATAATGAGTTTGAATACAGACAAAGAATGCCTgccttgctatttttttttacttctagcAGCAGCTAATCTGCCTCTCCTGCTCAGTGTAGGCATTTGGCAGCCCTGTGGGGGCGGGTTGATGGTTTCTCCTGGCTCCTTGGgaagttaaatatttcacaCTGATTTGGGGACGCTGCTGCACAGGGAAGAGAAGCACGGTTAAAGTTAGGAAAAGGACACCAGGAACGAAGGCACAGTGGTGCCTGAAGCTGTCCTGGGCTGCTCGTTGACTCACCCAGCCCCAGACTGACAGTGTCTGCAAAAACTAGCGATGACTTTGTCCTGGATTGACCAGGACTGGAGAGGGGAGGATGCGCTTTTTAGGTAAGAGAGGCATTAATCGCTGACGTCCTTGCTCCCTTTGCCTCCCCAACAGCATTTCTACCTTCCCAGCAAAGGTTTCGGGAGGTACCTCCAGCAGTCTGACACCTCCTTTCCCCACCACACCTGAGATCGGTGGCCCCGCTAAGGACATAAAGCTGCAGGGCTCCACAGCGGGGGCTTTCTCCGCAGGTTATCCTGCCCCTGGCGCTGTGCAAACAGGGTTTTCTGTGCCGTAGGCATTTGCCCACCAAGGACCTCTAAAAAAAAGCTCTGGGACATTTTCCCCACAGCATAGAcatgctgccagccctgcagagccgTCGCGGCGCCCAGGTGTTACCTCCTTGGCTGTCAGCCGGGCTCTGGAGAAGCAGCCTCCAGCTCAGGAAGGTGGCGATGCCCAGGGCGGCTGAGACGACGAGACGTTGAAGGAATCGCATTTTTCGGGTGCTGCTGCGGCACTGGGAGCCCAAGACCATGCCAGCAAGCAGGTGGGGACCTGGAGGAAGGTTCTGGGGAACTTCCCGTGTTTATTTAAGCAGAAACACACCCAGAGCTGGGTTAAAGTACTGtttgggcagcagctctgctggggcaggggaatgGCCTGAGCCACAAAagctgccccctgccctctTTACAACACGAGCTTTTGAGCCAGAACCTGCCTCTGTATTCAAGGCCTGTGATACCCACAGCGCTTGGCCACGCCAGGTGACTATGGTCCCTGTGAGAAATGAGccctgcacccacagccccgTGCAGGTCCTGCAGAACCTGGTGGTGAGGTGTCCCCAGTCCCTTGACGCACCTGGTTCTCCACTGGCTTCGCTTCTTAGGGGAATGCCTCTGCCAGGACTGGGGATCAATAGGTGGGCCGTGGGTCCTGCCTTTGTGGTGCTGGTGGATCTTTTAAGGTAGAAGCTAGGGCAGGGGAGGTGATGCGATGGAGCGCATCCAGCAGGTCCATAACTAACCAGGGAGTGGAAgcgctgagctgctgcctgtgcccttTCTGCTGGGGGCTGCTTGAAATTGGtggctgctgcttgttttgtgAGAGCAGCTGGAGAGCCCAGGCAGAGTGGCAGCCCCGTTATACCGAGAAGGGGGGGCACACGCATGTGGGCAGCCACATGtgctgctcctcctcttccccagggaGCCACAGCCAGAGCGGGGACTGTGACAACTGTGAAGACCAAGGTAAAGGGGACTGCAGCGGCCTGGGGAGCGTGACCTGCTCCTGGCCAGCCTCATGGTCATCCCAGCTACAAAGACATCAAAATCAGAATGATTATTTACAAATGACCTTGTTGTAGCGAGAGTTGccacctgctgccagcagcatccctctggCAGCCAGGCCTGGGCTGGCGTGCCGCAGGGACGAGGTCTGGCTGAAAGACCCCGCAGCAGCGAGGGGCTGCGGTGGCCGAAGGAGGAGCGATCGGTGCCCCAGAGCTCGGGGCGAGCAGGTGGGCACGCCGGGCACACAGACCGGGACACCGAGCCAGGCAGTGCCCAGCGGGTGGGCACCGGGGCTGGGCTGCACGGGGGCCTGCCGGTGACAGCCCCCCTCCCAGAGACGGGACGGAAGCCAGcgctgtgccaggctggggtTGCTCTCCCTTGGACAGCCGCGACTTCCCCACCAGAGGGCGCTCCGCACCCGAGGAACCCCCGCCCGCCTGCGGGCGGTGACcgagctgggctggggaccgTGCGGCGAATGCTACAGGCAGCTGTGGCGTAAGGAGCAAAGCTCACGGCCATCGCAGCCACGTTTGTGACTTGTAAAGCCTGCTGGGTCTCCTCCGAGCCTTGGGAAAGCTGCTGGGACTCTGGGAAAGGCTGTGACATGCTTTCCACCTCTCGGCTAGGAGGGCAGCTTGCCTAGGTCCCTCTGGGTGGTGGGATCCCCGTGTCGGCGGGTCAAGGCTGGCGGCCAGACCCTGCAGCCTGTCCCCCCCAAACCCAGGAGAAGCACGGGACAGCCCGAGGGGGGTGC
Above is a genomic segment from Falco naumanni isolate bFalNau1 chromosome 12, bFalNau1.pat, whole genome shotgun sequence containing:
- the LOC121096043 gene encoding carbohydrate sulfotransferase 9-like, which produces MVLGSQCRSSTRKMRFLQRLVVSAALGIATFLSWRLLLQSPADSQGGDLAPEAEEGFTLTLDTFLHVQQLRKKRLRAFCSRSGKVTRMPRSREEKAYLLSSLRVSTKLDLLYCQVPSTGMEEWQQLLEKLEEEENVTLPVPLPYPWRHGPKTQLSQFNLTEIEAMLGSYTKVLFVRDPFQRLISTFMQGLGTNPSFSSFVQDVLDSGQKKAGAAWKPLVSLCRPCLVQYDYVVVFGFLRQELAHLLRRAGLPADSLLSKFTDTQVQWTYSWLSEQMFSELSLQQKQQLSHFYRGDLAAFPFPSSFLSDLLSTPETW